CGCCCGAATGTGGGACAAACGCCAACGCGGTTACCGGGCCATGGGATACGAAATTAAACCGATGGAGGGCGTTATTTTAGGAAACGGTAACATATCAGAATAGAAGCGATTGCTATTGGGTTTGCTTGCAGAGAAGAGGAATAACTTAACTTTCGCACCCCCGAAACGGCAGGTTGCCTGCACCAACCCTGATGCCATGCTGTAATGGCGGCAATGGTTCTCCACAGACTGTGTCGCTTGACATTCCGGTTCCATTACTGAGGAGTTTTCCTTCGTTCGCTTGCCTGAAACTGGGACTGCAACCAACCGCCCTCCCTGGCTTTGAGTTTACGGTTGCCGCCGTCATGGCGGCAACCCTGTGGGTCCATAGCGTTATGCAGGCAATTGAAAAGCTCTCAGGTGCAAGGCGCAAGCAAGGTGAGGAGTGAGGCGTACTTCCTGTACGTCGCAGCGACGAGCACTGGCGAGCAATGCCGCAGATCAGGCTTTTCAGCAGCCTGTTAAGGAGTAACCTATCTTATGACCCTTGCATTTATCGCTGTTGTATTTGGTCTCGCGCTGCTTGTCTGGAGCTTTGGGCTGCAGGGTTTATGTCAGGAAATACCTCCTGAAGCAGTCGCAGAATCTCCTGATCTCCCGTGATATACATCAGACCGAAGTACACCTGGAGGTCATCCTGGCGCTCCAGCTTCCTCACATCGGAGTAGGGGGCATCGGGGTGGGCCATGAAGAGGTCAGCCTCCGCCATTTCTTTCAGCAGTTCCTGCAGGTTTTCGTGTAACTCGGCATCGGTGCGGCCCCACAGCAGAACAGGCACCAGTATGCTCTCTTCTTTGGGGGTGATCGCCAGCTGCAGCTCGCGGGCCAGCGCCATCAGCTCATCGGCCTCAAGCCAGGCTTCCTGAGGGGCAATACTGCTCTCATCCTCGGTTATGGGTGCAGGCTCCCGATGCACCTGCTCGGGTGTGCGGCCGGAAACCCCGCCACCCTGCCCTGACGGGCCGACGCGGGTATCGTAAAATTCGATACTGATATGCTGGGGCGGGTTGCGCATGCTGGCGATGAAAGCCGCGTCAAGCAGATCCGACAGGGTCTGGGCTTCCATGGGCAGATTGCCCGTGAACGACTGTGCCATCATGAGAAGTTCACGGGCACCGTCCTGGCGGAGAGCTCCCATCAGCTCACGTATCTCCGTGGCGTCGAGCTGGCCACCGGTTCGCGTATCGTAAAAGGCTACGCCGATATAGCGGGGGGGAATCTGCATGTTCGCCGTCACCCCGGCGTCAAAAATCCGGCCGATGGTTTCGCCGTCAAGCTGCCCCTGGCTTTCCATCAGAATGCGCGCCGCGTCAAAGGGGCTTGGCGCGTTCTCGTCCGACAGGCTGAGTGGCGCACCGGCAAGGAGCGTAAGGACGAGGGTGCTTAGAGCTTGTCCATAAATAATCATTGACCATCATGATAGTTTGCTATAGAATGATTCAGTGAGAGATCATTCATGGCGGTGATTTATGTCTAAAGTGCAATCATGGGAAGTCTCAGATGCTTTCTGGCAAAGAGTTGAGCCTTTGCTGCCAATCCAGCAAAGAGATCTTGACAAGGTCTACAAGCGCAAGCCTGGTGGTGGGCGCAAGCGACTTAACCCCAGGAAGGCGTTTTCCGGCATTGTCTATGTTCTGCGCACCGGTTGTCAGTGGAAAGCGATACCCAAGGAGCAGTTTGGTTGCGCCAGTGCCGTGCACAAGTACTTCATTGAGTGGAGTAAGGCCGGTGTATTCGAAGCTATTTGGCGTCAAGGGCTGGCTGAGTACGACGAGATGGAGGGAATTGCCTGGGAGTGGCAAAGCATAGATGGCGGAATGTACAAAGCACCAATGGCTCTTGAAACCGTAGGGAAGAACCCGACGGATCGGGGAAAAAAACGGGAGCAAGCGTCATGTCCTGGTGGACGGTCGTGGCGTCCCGTTGTCCATCGTCGTAACCGGAGCGAACCGGCATGATGTGAGCCAGCTTGAAGCTGTTCTTGATGGCGTAGTCTTCGAGAAGCCTGCAGAGCAGGAGCAGCATCTTTGCGCAGATTGTGGCTACAAGGGAAAGCAGGCGCTCAGCAGCATTCTTCAGCGCGGATACATACCCCATGTAAAGCAGCGAAAAGAAGAGATCGAGGACAAGAAGCGTGACCCATCAAAGAAGGCGAGGCGCTGGATAGTGGAAGCATCTATTTCCTGGTTCAACCGTTTCAGGAAGATTCATGTGCGCTTTGAGAAGCTTGAGGTCACTCACTACGGGTTGACGTGTCTTGCGGCAGCCATAATCACATACAGGAAAATCGGCGTAATTTATGGATAAGTTCTAAATACTCCGAACAGGCGGTCAAGGATCTTCACGGATTCAACAGCGTCGATCGCCAGCTCATTGTCAAAAAAATCCATTATTTGCGGGATAACTTCAATTCTCTGAAGCAGACCAGGAAAGTCACTGAACTGAAGGGAAGCCGCTTCTCCGGGCAATATCGCTTTATCGTAGCCCGCAAGATTCGGGTGCTTTTTCGCGTTGATGGCGATGTGTTGACGCTCCTGGTGTTGCGGGTTGGCCTGCGCAAGTCCATTTACACGTGACAGGCTGCTGAAAAGCCTCACGCACGCCTTGCACCTGAGAACTTCTCAATTGCCTGTGTGTTTTGAGGTATTGAAAGACACTTTCTTTAAAATTATCTTTTCAGAAAAGACAATCTCCTCTCGCAAAGCCGCTGAGAACGCAAAGAAGATGGGCAGCCAAATCAGTTAAACTTGTATTTTTCTCTGCGTCTTCGCGACTTGAGTGAGCGCAGCGAACGGGCGTGAGATCCTGCCTTTCCATTCGCGTTCATTCGCGTCTATTCGCGGTAACTTCCGTGTCTTCCGTGATTTCCGTGGTTAAGCTCTTCCGGTTTCCCCTCCCCACAGTCTTTGCGTGAAATTTCCCCCATTTGTGCATGTTCGCGTTCATTCGTGGTTCATAATGTCTCTTGAAGCCTTGACGGCCTTTTCCCCATTCGTGGTTCCATTCGAAGACGAGGTGGTCCACCTGGCCGGTGGGGCTGATGATGAGTTCAGCGGCGGTGGCGTGGAACTCTTCTTCAGCGTCCATGGTGTCGCCAGATGCTGGAAAGCGGCTCTTTCTGGCCGGGTGCAATGCTTCCGGCTTTCATGGCTGCAGCGTGTGCCGCTATGGGTGTTGCCGATAGTGCTGTGGGGCTGGTAAGATGGCGCAACTGGCGGCGTATTGAAGACGGGCTGGTCTGAATTTCTTTTCCGGGAGTGCCCATGAGCACTATGCATGTCGAAACCTTTCTCAATGATCTGCAAAACCACAGCGAATCGCAGTACGCGCTTGTGAGGGCGTTGCGAGAAACGGTGCTGGCGGTTTGCCAGGGGAGTGGCGAAGAGATGAAGTACGGGGGCATCCTTTTCAGCGGGGCTGAACCGTTCTGCGGTATTTTTGCCTATACGGGTCATGTTTCGCTGGAGTTCAGTCGGGGGGCGATGCTGCCCGATCCCCACGGCGTTCTGGAGGGTGGCGGCAAACTGCGTCGTCATATCAAACTGCGCGCGCTTCAGGATATTGCGGATCGGCATGTTGCTGAATATGTGCAGGCTGCCTTTGGGTTGCAGGGGTAAGCGCGATGGACCGGAGTACTTTGCCAACCACTGCTGGGTCGAATGCTGCCTGGGAAGCTCCTGCTGCGGGAGGGTCTTTCCTGCTGGGTGTTCTGAGTTCCCTTGCGCTGCTGTTGTATACGCTGTTTCTGGGAGCGTTCCTCTATGTCTTTATCCTGTTGCGCCTGATTCTGCCGCAAGGTCTGGCCAGGGGTGTGGCCAATCCCATGGTCGAGGCCACTGCGGGTTTGTGGGTGCGGGGTATTCTGTGGTGGCTGAACCATGTGTACCGGGTTCAGTGGGATATTCAGGGGTTGAGTCGCATTGGTCGGCGGGAGTGGTTTCTGATTAATGCCAATCACCAGAGCTGGGTGGATATTTTTGTGCTCTACGCCCTCTATCTGGGCAAGGTGCCGCTTTTGAAGTTTTTTATCAAACGGGAGCTCGCCTATCTGCCGATTGTGGGGCAGGCGTGGTGGGCGCTGGACTTTCCCTTTATGCGCCGTTACTCCCGTGAGTATCTGGCCCGGTATCCGGAAAAGGCCGGGAAGGATCTGGAGCAGACGCGCAGGGCCTGCGAGAAGTTTTCCCAGGTGCCCACCAGTGTGATGAACTTCCTGGAGGGTACCCGCTTCACCGAGCAGAAGCGCAGGCGCACACAGTCGCCTTTCCAGTACCTGCTGAAGCCTAAGGCCGGTGGTCTGGCCTTTGCGATTCAGTCCCTGGGGGATCGGTTCAGTGCTTTGACCAATGTGACCATTTACTATCCTGACGGGATTCCCACTTTCTGGGCGATGATGTGCGGTGCGTTTCGCCGCTGTGTGGTGCGCATTGATGAGAAGCCGATTCCGGCGCACTTCAGTCAGGGCGACTACGGGAGCGATCCTCTGTTGCGTCAGGAGATTCAGCAGTGGGTAACGGATATCTGGCAGGAGAAGGATGAGCAGCTGCGACAGCTGCATGAAGAGCATAGCCGGCGTCTACCGGCTGCAGGGGGGTGAACATGCGTCGCACAGATCGGCAGATTCACGATGG
This portion of the Desulfurispirillum indicum S5 genome encodes:
- a CDS encoding IS5 family transposase (programmed frameshift), producing the protein MSKVQSWEVSDAFWQRVEPLLPIQQRDLDKVYKRKPGGGRKRLNPRKAFSGIVYVLRTGCQWKAIPKEQFGCASAVHKYFIEWSKAGVFEAIWRQGLAEYDEMEGIAWEWQSIDGGMYKAPMALETVGKNPTDRGKNGSKRHVLVDGRGVPLSIVVTGANRHDVSQLEAVLDGVVFEKPAEQEQHLCADCGYKGKQALSSILQRGYIPHVKQRKEEIEDKKRDPSKKARRWIVEASISWFNRFRKIHVRFEKLEVTHYGLTCLAAAIITYRKIGVIYG
- a CDS encoding DUF1801 domain-containing protein, translating into MSTMHVETFLNDLQNHSESQYALVRALRETVLAVCQGSGEEMKYGGILFSGAEPFCGIFAYTGHVSLEFSRGAMLPDPHGVLEGGGKLRRHIKLRALQDIADRHVAEYVQAAFGLQG
- a CDS encoding acyltransferase — translated: MPTTAGSNAAWEAPAAGGSFLLGVLSSLALLLYTLFLGAFLYVFILLRLILPQGLARGVANPMVEATAGLWVRGILWWLNHVYRVQWDIQGLSRIGRREWFLINANHQSWVDIFVLYALYLGKVPLLKFFIKRELAYLPIVGQAWWALDFPFMRRYSREYLARYPEKAGKDLEQTRRACEKFSQVPTSVMNFLEGTRFTEQKRRRTQSPFQYLLKPKAGGLAFAIQSLGDRFSALTNVTIYYPDGIPTFWAMMCGAFRRCVVRIDEKPIPAHFSQGDYGSDPLLRQEIQQWVTDIWQEKDEQLRQLHEEHSRRLPAAGG